Proteins encoded together in one Anas acuta chromosome 10, bAnaAcu1.1, whole genome shotgun sequence window:
- the PMFBP1 gene encoding polyamine-modulated factor 1-binding protein 1 — MHATARAKEKLQRSQEQLHALREQLRVQEDQSQGLQRSLAQLQEELGATRAREQQGLQQLSGAKETIQHLQQEVASSRKHEAELLRQVQDMATLQAELAQAQQKKAKQEEKIAAYKEQMQQLHLELRKLQEAQEQSKQQAHSLQQRLQELSSQAQHWQQLHQDSQQALALREEELVVYKVEMAFLKEELSKAMEQLQDRTAQHHSSRTAGVQAEPLTPENRPWPTGTAEVERTCQRMAHCRAQANAGGSCGSVVTLRTSHMLGWSNSSRPHQERELLLVNISQRAKEQMQSSEKQGQKTQQQINHAAELTGNKEHLQDTLGSLQVENKYLRVRTHEQYHKGEQMKGSNLTTGATHNSAGLPLPRTQLQDEK; from the exons ATGCATGCCACGGCCCGTGCCAAAGAGAAGCTGCAGAggagccaggagcagctccacGCCCTAAGGGAGCAG ctgagggTGCAGGAGGATCAAAGCCAGGGCCTGCAGCGCAGCCTGGCTcagctgcaggaagagctgggagCCACCCGGGCCCGGGAGCAGCAAGGCCTGCAGCAGCTTAGCGGGGCCAAGGAGACCATCCAACACCTACAGCAGGAGGTAGCCTCCAGCAGAAAGCacgaggcagagctgctgcgaCAG GTGCAGGACATGGCAACCCTACAGGCAGAGCTGGCCCAAGCCCAGCAGAAGAAAGCcaagcaggaggaaaagattGCAGCCTATAAGGAACAGATGCAGCAGCTCCACTTGGAACTGAGGAAGCTCCAGGAGGCCCAGGAGCAGAGCAAGCAGCAG GCCCACTCCctccagcagaggctgcaggagctgagcagccaAGCCCAGCACTGGCAGCAGTTGCACCAGGACAGTCAGCAAGCTCTGGCTCTGCGGGAAGAGGAGCTGGTTGTTTACAAGGTGGAGATGGCTTTCCTCAAGGAAGAGCTCAGCAAGGccatggagcagctgcaggacaggaCCGCGCAGCACCACAGCTCGAggacagcaggagtgcaggcTGAGCCCCTGACACCAGAGAACAGACCCTGGCCCACAGGCACGGCAGAGGTGGAGAGGACGTGCCAGAGGATGGCTCACTGCAGAGCCCAGGCCAACGCAGGAGGAAGCTGTGGCTCt gtagTAACCCTGCGCACTTCCCACATGCTGGGATGGTCTAACAGCAGCAGGCCGCACcaggagagggagctgctgctggtcaACATCAGCCAGCGTGCGAAAGAGCAAAT GCAGTCAAGTGAGAAACAAGGGCAGAAGACCCAGCAGCAAATCAACCACGCTGCAGAGCTGACAGGCAACAAGGA gCATCTTCAGGACACATTGGGCAGCTTGCAGGTAGAAAACAAGTACCTCAGGGTCAGAACACATGAGCAGTACCACAAGGGTGAGCAGATGAAG GGCAGCAACTTGACTACAGGGGCCACGCACAactctgcagggctgcctctACCCAGAACTCAGCTCCAGGATGAGAAGTGA
- the DHODH gene encoding dihydroorotate dehydrogenase (quinone), mitochondrial isoform X2: MAAPLREVRVLGRRFRNPLGLAAGFDKHGEAVDGLYKVGFGFVEVGTVTPEPQEGNPKPRVFRLLEDEAVINRYGFNSHGHAAVERRLRARQETQRKLTGAGMPLGVNLGKNKSSTDAAADYVAGVRVLGPLADYLVVNVSSPNTPGLRDLQGKAELRDLLTKVLAERDTLPCKHKPAVLVKIAPDLTLQDKQDIASVVCELGVDGLIVTNTTVSRPQGLQSMQRLEPGGLSGKPLRELSTQTVREMYALTQGQVPIIGVGGVSSGRDALEKIRAGASLVQLYTALVYQGPLVVGAVKRELEELLREQGFKSVMEAVGADHRR, encoded by the exons atggcggcgccgCTGCGC GAGGTGCGCGTCCTCGGGCGGCGGTTCCGCAACCCGCTGGGCCTGGCGGCTGGCTTCGACAAGCACGGCGAGGCTGTGGACGGGCTGTACAAGGTGGGCTTCGGCTTCGTGGAGGTGGGCACCGTCACGCCCGAGCCCCAGGAGGGAAACCCCAAGCCCAGGGTTTTCCGGCTGCTGGAGGACGAGGCGGTCATTAACAG GTATGGATTCAACAGTCACGGCCACGCTGCAGTGGAACGCAGGCTGCGGGCCCGCCAGGAGACACAGCGCAAACTCACTGGTG CGGGGATGCCTCTCGGAGTCAACCTGGGCAAGAACAAGAGCTCTACAGATGCTGCAGCTGACTACGTGGCTGGGGTCCGAGTGCTGGGACCCTTGGCGGACTACCTGGTTGTGAATGTGTCCAGCCCAAACACCCCAGGGCTGCGGGACTTGCAGGGCAAGGCTGAGCTGCGGGACCTGCTGACCAAG GTGCTGGCAGAGAGGGACACGCTGCCCTGCAAGCACAAGCCAGCTGTGCTGGTGAAGATTGCCCCAGACCTGACTCTGCAGGACAAGCAGGACATAGCCAGCGTCGTGTGCGAG CTAGGTGTGGACGGCCTGATTGTCACCAACACTACCGTCAGTCGGCCCCAGGGCCTCCAGAGCATGCAGCGCCTGGAGCCTGGGGGCCTCAGTGGGAAGCCCCTGCGGGAGCTCTCCACGCAGACAGTGAGGGAGATGTACGCCCTCACCCAAG gccAGGTGCCCATCATCGGCGTGGGTGGGGTGAGCAGCGGCCGTGATGCCCTGGAGAAGATCCGTGCCGGAGCCTCGCTCGTGCAGCTGTACACGGCGCTCGTGTACCAAGGGCCGCTGGTGGTGGGGGCGGTGAAGCgtgagctggaggagctgctgag GGAGCAGGGCTTCAAGAGTGTCATGGAGGCAGTTGGAGCAGATCACCGGCGCTGA
- the DHODH gene encoding dihydroorotate dehydrogenase (quinone), mitochondrial isoform X1, with the protein MAAPLRRRLRALAAALGGCGLLLGSALAAGDERLQAAALPALRCLPPETAHGLALRAAACGLLPAARPDGPALEVRVLGRRFRNPLGLAAGFDKHGEAVDGLYKVGFGFVEVGTVTPEPQEGNPKPRVFRLLEDEAVINRYGFNSHGHAAVERRLRARQETQRKLTGAGMPLGVNLGKNKSSTDAAADYVAGVRVLGPLADYLVVNVSSPNTPGLRDLQGKAELRDLLTKVLAERDTLPCKHKPAVLVKIAPDLTLQDKQDIASVVCELGVDGLIVTNTTVSRPQGLQSMQRLEPGGLSGKPLRELSTQTVREMYALTQGQVPIIGVGGVSSGRDALEKIRAGASLVQLYTALVYQGPLVVGAVKRELEELLREQGFKSVMEAVGADHRR; encoded by the exons atggcggcgccgCTGCGC CGGCGCCTGCGGGCGCtggcggcggcgctgggcggctgcgggctgctgctgggctcggCGCTGGCGGCGGGCGACGAGCGGCTGCaggcggcggcgctgcccgcgctgcgctgcctccccccggAGACCGCGCACGGCCTGGCCCTGAGGGCCGCCGCCTGCGGGCTGCTGCCGGCCGCGCGCCCCGACGGCCCCGCGCTG GAGGTGCGCGTCCTCGGGCGGCGGTTCCGCAACCCGCTGGGCCTGGCGGCTGGCTTCGACAAGCACGGCGAGGCTGTGGACGGGCTGTACAAGGTGGGCTTCGGCTTCGTGGAGGTGGGCACCGTCACGCCCGAGCCCCAGGAGGGAAACCCCAAGCCCAGGGTTTTCCGGCTGCTGGAGGACGAGGCGGTCATTAACAG GTATGGATTCAACAGTCACGGCCACGCTGCAGTGGAACGCAGGCTGCGGGCCCGCCAGGAGACACAGCGCAAACTCACTGGTG CGGGGATGCCTCTCGGAGTCAACCTGGGCAAGAACAAGAGCTCTACAGATGCTGCAGCTGACTACGTGGCTGGGGTCCGAGTGCTGGGACCCTTGGCGGACTACCTGGTTGTGAATGTGTCCAGCCCAAACACCCCAGGGCTGCGGGACTTGCAGGGCAAGGCTGAGCTGCGGGACCTGCTGACCAAG GTGCTGGCAGAGAGGGACACGCTGCCCTGCAAGCACAAGCCAGCTGTGCTGGTGAAGATTGCCCCAGACCTGACTCTGCAGGACAAGCAGGACATAGCCAGCGTCGTGTGCGAG CTAGGTGTGGACGGCCTGATTGTCACCAACACTACCGTCAGTCGGCCCCAGGGCCTCCAGAGCATGCAGCGCCTGGAGCCTGGGGGCCTCAGTGGGAAGCCCCTGCGGGAGCTCTCCACGCAGACAGTGAGGGAGATGTACGCCCTCACCCAAG gccAGGTGCCCATCATCGGCGTGGGTGGGGTGAGCAGCGGCCGTGATGCCCTGGAGAAGATCCGTGCCGGAGCCTCGCTCGTGCAGCTGTACACGGCGCTCGTGTACCAAGGGCCGCTGGTGGTGGGGGCGGTGAAGCgtgagctggaggagctgctgag GGAGCAGGGCTTCAAGAGTGTCATGGAGGCAGTTGGAGCAGATCACCGGCGCTGA
- the DHX38 gene encoding pre-mRNA-splicing factor ATP-dependent RNA helicase PRP16 — MAEAEAGERSLHRLAGTGPEAGPGGLVLQGRSAAAEQHVFKAPAPRASLLGLDVLAAQKRREREEEAAAAGGKRSRVCSYRDWEDGRDEAGSPEEDDDEEEGGGRSARSGRKDRHYRSVHVETPSYTGGVSEEFWERSRQRERDRREHGVFASSKEEKERKKERSRDRNHDRKRDREERDRSHHSSRSERDGSSERSSRRSEPESPRHRPKDAATPSRSSWEEDDSGYSSSRRSQWESPSPTPSYRDSERSHRASSLRDTDRRDRDRSVRSRCSDKTPLPTPSYKYNEWADDRRHLGATPRLSRGRGRREDGEEGIAFETEEERQQWEDDQRQADRDWYMMDEGYDEFHNPLAYSSEEYVKKREQHLHKQKQKRISAQRRQINEDNERWETNRMLTSGVVHRIEVDEDFEEDNSAKVHLLVHNLVPPFLDGRIVFTKQPEPVIPVKDATSDLAIIARKGSQLVRKHREQKERKRAQHKHWELAGTKLGDIMGIKKEEEKDEMVTEDGKVDYKTEQKFAEHMKEKSEARSEFAKKKSILEQRQYLPIFAVQQELLSILRDNSIVIVVGETGSGKTTQLTQYLHEDGYTDYGMIGCTQPRRVAAMSVAKRVSEEMGVRLGEEVGYAIRFEDCTSENTIIKYMTDGILLRESLREADLDNYSAIIMDEAHERSLNTDVLFGLLREVVARRSDLKLVVTSATMDADKFASFFGNVPIFHIPGRTFPVDILFSKTPQEDYVEAAVKQALQVHLSGAPGDILVFMPGQEDIEVTSEQIVEHLEELEKAPALAVLPIYSQLPSDLQAKIFQKAPDGVRKCIVATNIAETSLTVDGIMFVIDSGYCKLKVFNPRIGMDALQIYPISQANANQRAGRAGRTGPGHCFRLYTQSAYKNELLTTTVPEIQRTNLANVVLLLKSLGVQDLLQFHFMDPPPEDNMLNSMYQLWILGALDNTGGLTSTGRLMVEFPLDPALSKMLIVSCDMGCSSEILLIVSMLSVPAIFYRPKGREEESDQVREKFAVPESDHLTYLNVYLQWKNNNYSTLWCNQHFIHAKAMRKVREVRAQLKDIMVQQRMSLASCGTDWDVVRKCICAAYFHQAAKLKGIGEYVNIRTGMPCHLHPTSSLFGMGYTPDYIVYHELVMTTKEYMQCVTAVDGEWLAELGPMFYSIKHAGKSRQENRRRAKEEVSAMEEEMALAEEQLRARREEQERRNPLGSARSTKIYTPGRKEQGEPLTPRRTPARFGL; from the exons ATGGCGGAGGCGGAGGCGGGCGAGCGGTCGCTGCACCGGCTGGCCGGGACGGGCCCcgaggccgggccgggcgggctggtgctgcaggggcGCAGCGCCGCGGCCGAGCAGCACGTCTTCAAGGCGCCGGCGCCGCGGGCCTCGCTGCTGGGCCTGGACGTGCTGGCGGCGCAGAAGCGGCGGGAGCgcgaggaggaggcggcggcggccggcgggAAGCGGTCCCGGGTGTGCTCCTACAGGGACTGGGAGGACGGCCGCGACGAGGCGGGCAGCCCCGAGGAGGACGACGACGAGGAGGAGGGCGGCGGCCGGAGCGCCCGGAGCGGCCGCAAGGACAG GCATTATCGTTCTGTGCATGTGGAAACACCTTCCTACACGGGAGGCGTCAGCGAGGAATTTTGGGAACGCAGTCGGCAGCGGGAAAGAGACCGCCGTGAGCATGGTGTCTTTGCGTCCtccaaggaggaaaaggaaCGGAAGAAGGAGCGCAGCAGGGATCGGAACCACGATCGTAAACGAGACCGCG AGGAGCGGGACAGAAGTCATCACAGCAGCAGGTCAGAGAGAGACGGCTCATCAGAacggagcagcaggaggagcgaACCAGAGAGTCCCAGGCATCGTCCTAAAG ATGCAGCCACGCCGTCTCGCTCCAGCTGGGAGGAAGATGACAGTGGTTACAGCAGTTCCCGCCGCTCACAGTGGGAATCTCCGTCCCCCACACCTTCCTATCGGGACTCAGAGCGCAGCCACCGGGCATCATCCTTGCGGGACACGGATCGGAGAGACCGGGACAG GTCTGTAAGAAGCAGGTGCTCGGACAAGACGCCGCTGCCCACACCGTCGTACAAGTATAACGAGTGGGCTGACGACCGGAGACACCTGGGGGCCACACCACGGCTGTCCAGGGGCAGAG GGCGGCGTGAGGACGGGGAGGAGGGCATCGCCTTCGAGACAGAGGAGGAACGGCAGCAGTGGGAGGACGACCAGCGG CAAGCTGACCGGGACTGGTACATGATGGACGAGGGCTACGACGAGTTTCACAACCCCTTGGCCTACTCCTCCGAGGAGTATGTGAAGAAGAGGGAGCAGCACTTgcacaaacagaagcagaagcgCATCTCTGCACAGCGGCGGCAGATCAATGAG GACAACGAGCGGTGGGAGACAAATCGCATGCTGACCAGTGGTGTAGTTCATCGGATTGAAGTAGATGAAGATTTTGAAGAGGATAATTCAGCCAAAGTGCATCTGCTGGTGCACAATCTGGTGCCTCCATTCCTAGATGGGAGAATTGTCTTCACCAAGCAG CCAGAGCCGGTCATCCCTGTCAAAGATGCCACTTCTGATTTGGCCATCATAGCTCGGAAAGGCAGCCAGCTGGTGCGCAAGCATAGGGAGCAAAAGGAGCGTAAGAGG GCTCAGCATAAACACTGGGAGCTGGCAGGCACAAAACTGGGAGACATTATGGGAAtcaagaaagaggaggagaaggatgaGATGGTGACAGAAGATGGCAAAGTGGATTACAA GACTGAGCAGAAGTTTGCTgaacacatgaaagaaaaaagtgaagcaAGGAGTGAGTTTGCCAAGAAGAAATCGATCCTGGAGCAGAGACAATATCTGCCCATTtttgctgtgcagcaggagtTGCTCTCCATCCTCAG ggACAACAGCATTGTGATTGTGGTAGGGGAGACGGGTAGTGGGAAGACAACTCAGCTGACGCAGTACCTCCATGAGGACGGCTACACAGACTACGGCATGATTGGCTGCACCCAGCCCCGCAGAGTGGCAGCCATGTCTGTTGCCAAGCGGGTCAGCGAAGAGATGGGAGTGCGTCTGGGAGAGGAG GTGGGCTATGCCATCCGCTTTGAGGACTGCACGTCAGAGAACACGATAATCAAATACATGACAGATGGGATCCTCCTTCGTGAGTCACTGCGAGAGGCTGACCTGGACAACTACAGTGCTATCATCATGGATGAGGCGCATGAGCGCTCACTCAACACTGATGTGCTCTTTGGCCTGTTACGGGAG GTGGTAGCACGACGCTCGGACCTGAAGCTTGTTGTCACCTCTGCCACCATGGATGCAGATAAGTTTGCCTCCTTCTTCGGGAACGTTCCCATTTTCCACATTCCTGGGCGCACTTTTCCTGTTGATATTCTTTTCAGCAAG ACCCCACAAGAGGATTATGTGGAGGCTGCTGTGAAACAAGCCCTGCAGGTCCATTTGTCTGGTGCTCCTGGCGATATCCTTGTCTTCATGCCTGGCCAGGAGGACATTGAG GTAACCTCAGAGCAAATTGTGGAGCACCTCGAGGAACTGGAGAAGGCGCCTGCTCTTGCTGTACTGCCCATCTATTCTCAGCTGCCCTCAGACTTACAGGCCAAGATCTTCCAGAAG GCTCCAGATGGGGTGAGGAAGTGCATTGTTGCTACTAACATTGCAGAGACTTCACTGACAGTGGATGGCATCATGTTTGTGATTGATTCTGGCTACTGCAAGTTGAAG GTTTTCAATCCCCGTATAGGCATGGATGCGCTGCAGATCTATCCCATCAGTCAAGCCAATGCCAATCAGAGGGCAGGCCGAGCTGGCAGAACGGGCCCAGGTCACTGCTTCAG GCTCTACACCCAGAGCGCCTACAAGAATGAGCTGCTAACAACCACGGTGCCCGAGATCCAGCGCACCAACCTTGCCAATGTAGTGCTTTTGCTCAAGTCCCTGGGTGTGCAGGACCTGCTGCAGTTCCACTTCATGGATCCACCACCTGAGGACAACATGCTGAACTCCATGTACCAGCTGTGGATCCTGGGAGCCCTGGATAACACAG GTGGTCTGACATCAACAGGACGTCTCATGGTGGAGTTCCCACTGGACCCTGCACTCTCCAAAATGCTCATTGTTTCCTGTgacatgggctgcagctctgagaTCCTGCTCATTGTCTCCATGTTGTCTGTGCCTGCCATCTTCTATCGGCCTAAG GGTCGAGAGGAAGAGAGTGACCAAGTGCGGGAGAAGTTTGCTGTCCCAGAGAGCGATCACTTGACTTACCTGAATGTTTATCTGcagtggaaaaacaacaactactCTACTCTGTGGTGCAACCAGCACTTCATTCATGCCAAGGCCATGAGGAAG GTGCGGGAGGTGCGTGCCCAGCTCAAGGACATTATGGTGCAGCAGCGGATGAGCCTAGCATCCTGTGGTACTGACTGGGATGTTGTCAGGAAGTGCATCTGTGCTGCGTATTTCCATCAAGCTGCAAAGCTGAAG GGCATTGGGGAGTACGTGAACATCCGCACAGGCATGCCCTGTCACCTGCATCCCACGAGCTCTCTGTTTGGCATGGGCTACACACCAGACTACATTGTGTATCATGAGCTGGTCATGACCACCAAG GAATACATGCAGTGTGTCACTGCTGTGGATGGAGAgtggctggcagagctgggaccCATGTTCTACAGTATCAAACATGCTGGCAAGTCGCGCCAG GAAAACCGCCGCCGTGCCAAGGAGGAAGTGTCTGCCATGGAGGAAGAGATGGCTCTGGCTGAGGAGCAGTTGCGTGCCCGCCGGGAGGAGCAGGAGCGCCGTAACCCGCTGGGCAGCGCAAG ATCTACTAAAATCTACACACCTGGGCggaaggagcagggggagccCCTGACACCACGACGCACCCCAGCCCGCTTTGGCCTCTGA